Proteins encoded by one window of Actinomycetota bacterium:
- a CDS encoding alpha/beta fold hydrolase, which translates to MTTERRVDSRGVSLAVREHGDDTAPTVVLVHGFPDTSRVWDEVVERLQARYHVVTYDVRGAGDSSAPRGPRGYALERLAEDLAAVIDAVSPGRPVHVVGHDWGSIQSWEAVTTPAIAARIASFTTISGPSLDHVKSWVRRRLRSGRFGELARQGIRSWYVWAFHGPLARLAMRHGFPRRFPGYLRRFERVQLREGHPAATLGSDAGRGVSMYRTNLFPRVRASRDGHTNVPVQVIVPTRDAYVTPALLDDLDAFAPKLWRRRVGAQHWVPRTHPDVVARMVQEFVDHIEGAPASRALRRARSGVSRKPFADHLVVVTGAGSGIGRATALAFAERGAEVVAAD; encoded by the coding sequence GTGACGACCGAGCGGAGGGTCGACTCCCGCGGCGTCTCGCTCGCCGTCCGCGAGCACGGGGACGACACCGCTCCAACCGTCGTGCTCGTGCACGGCTTCCCCGATACCTCCCGCGTGTGGGACGAAGTCGTCGAGCGTCTGCAGGCCCGGTATCACGTCGTCACTTACGACGTCCGTGGGGCCGGCGACTCGAGCGCCCCGCGCGGCCCGCGCGGCTACGCGCTGGAACGGCTGGCGGAGGACCTCGCTGCGGTGATCGACGCCGTCAGCCCCGGCCGGCCGGTGCACGTCGTCGGCCACGACTGGGGAAGCATCCAGTCATGGGAGGCGGTCACGACGCCGGCGATCGCGGCGCGGATCGCATCGTTCACCACGATCTCGGGTCCGAGCCTGGATCACGTCAAGTCGTGGGTCCGCCGGCGGCTGCGGTCCGGCCGCTTCGGCGAGCTCGCGAGGCAAGGGATTCGCTCGTGGTACGTGTGGGCGTTCCACGGACCGCTGGCACGACTCGCGATGCGCCACGGCTTCCCGAGACGGTTCCCGGGATACCTGCGACGGTTCGAGCGGGTGCAGCTCCGTGAGGGTCATCCGGCTGCGACCCTCGGCTCGGACGCCGGGCGCGGTGTATCGATGTATCGAACGAACCTCTTCCCGCGCGTGCGCGCGTCACGGGACGGGCACACCAACGTCCCCGTCCAGGTGATCGTCCCGACGCGAGACGCGTACGTCACTCCCGCACTGCTCGACGATCTCGACGCGTTCGCGCCGAAGCTGTGGCGTCGCCGCGTCGGCGCGCAGCACTGGGTACCGCGAACGCACCCCGACGTCGTCGCGCGCATGGTGCAGGAGTTCGTCGATCACATCGAGGGAGCGCCTGCGTCCCGGGCGCTCCGGCGTGCGCGATCGGGCGTGAGCCGCAAGCCGTTCGCCGACCACCTCGTCGTCGTGACCGGTGCGGGCAGCGGCATCGGCCGTGCGACGGCGCTGGCGTTCGCGGAGCGCGGCGCGGAGGTCGTCGCCGCGGACAT
- a CDS encoding SDR family NAD(P)-dependent oxidoreductase: protein DIDLRAATRTAELAALLGPQAHPFEIDVSDREAMERFAKTVLHDLGVPDVIVNNAGIGLAGPFLKTEFDDWRRILDVNLWGVIHGSLLFGREMVERGEGGHIVNVASAAAFLPSRTLPAYSTTKAAVLMLSECLRAELAGAGVGVSAICPGLINTSITRTSRFVGIDEAEQARRRRAAVRIYGLRNFTPERVALAIVRAVRENTAVVPVAPEAHVLRGLSHLSPALIRKLARIDATPRSR, encoded by the coding sequence GACATCGACCTTCGCGCCGCGACGCGCACCGCGGAGCTCGCCGCCCTGCTCGGCCCGCAAGCCCACCCGTTCGAGATCGACGTCTCCGACCGCGAAGCGATGGAGCGGTTCGCCAAGACCGTGCTTCACGACCTCGGCGTGCCCGATGTGATCGTGAACAACGCCGGCATCGGGCTCGCCGGGCCATTCTTGAAGACCGAGTTCGACGACTGGCGGCGGATCCTCGACGTGAATCTCTGGGGGGTGATCCACGGGTCGCTGCTCTTCGGGCGGGAGATGGTGGAGCGCGGCGAAGGAGGCCACATCGTCAACGTGGCCTCCGCGGCGGCGTTCCTTCCGTCGCGCACGCTGCCCGCCTACTCGACGACGAAGGCCGCCGTGCTGATGCTCTCCGAGTGTCTGCGTGCCGAGCTCGCCGGAGCCGGTGTGGGCGTGAGCGCGATCTGTCCGGGCCTGATCAACACGTCGATCACCCGGACGTCGCGGTTCGTCGGCATCGACGAGGCCGAGCAAGCCCGCCGCCGTCGCGCGGCCGTTCGCATCTACGGCTTGCGCAACTTCACTCCGGAGCGGGTCGCGCTCGCGATCGTCCGCGCCGTCCGCGAGAACACGGCCGTGGTCCCCGTCGCGCCGGAGGCGCACGTCCTCCGCGGCCTGTCGCACTTGTCACCGGCCCTCATCCGCAAGCTGGCTCGGATCGACGCTACCCCGCGATCTCGATGA
- a CDS encoding MerR family transcriptional regulator, producing the protein MSEYRVDELAREAGTTVRNVRAYQDRGLISPPRREGRVGLYSEAHLARLKLIGQLLDRGYTLANIGELIEALERGHEVGELMGLGEALTGQWSDEVPTYVTPEELLEMFGAQASVELLQEGMRFGILEPEGERFRVASPRLLHAGAELAAAGIPLDAVLEELRKLRRDMDRVAGRMVAMAEKHIFAPYGDELPPPEDVPRLAELVKRLRPLAEMVVDAELARAMERQVNAHLGEHLTRVVEHRRTRDTAS; encoded by the coding sequence ATGAGCGAATACCGCGTCGACGAGCTGGCCCGCGAAGCGGGTACCACGGTCCGTAACGTGCGCGCGTACCAGGACCGCGGCCTGATCTCGCCGCCGCGTCGCGAAGGCCGGGTCGGGCTGTATTCCGAGGCGCACCTCGCGCGCCTGAAGCTGATCGGCCAGCTGCTCGACCGCGGCTACACGCTCGCGAACATCGGCGAGTTGATCGAGGCGCTGGAGCGCGGCCACGAGGTCGGCGAGCTGATGGGCCTCGGCGAAGCGCTCACCGGTCAGTGGTCCGACGAAGTGCCGACCTACGTCACCCCCGAGGAGCTGCTCGAGATGTTCGGCGCACAGGCGAGCGTGGAGCTGCTCCAGGAGGGGATGCGTTTCGGGATCCTCGAGCCGGAGGGCGAGCGGTTCCGCGTCGCCAGCCCGCGACTGCTTCACGCCGGCGCCGAGCTCGCGGCCGCCGGGATCCCGCTCGACGCCGTCCTCGAGGAGCTCCGCAAGCTCCGGCGCGACATGGACCGCGTCGCCGGGCGGATGGTCGCCATGGCCGAGAAGCACATATTCGCCCCGTACGGCGACGAGCTTCCACCGCCCGAGGACGTTCCGCGTCTCGCCGAGCTCGTGAAGCGGCTGCGGCCGCTGGCAGAGATGGTCGTCGATGCCGAGCTCGCGCGTGCGATGGAGCGTCAGGTCAACGCGCACCTCGGCGAGCACCTCACCCGCGTCGTCGAGCATCGGCGAACCCGCGACACCGCATCCTGA
- a CDS encoding SCP2 sterol-binding domain-containing protein — MADEMDISQIDMTPEQFTEMIRGASDADIETGIRTAGTDAVLDRIFQGMQERFVPEKAKGVEAEIQWVVTDEDVEHPYTLKVSDGTAAVEKGRSASPRVTLTATLVPFLRLISGQENGVQLFMSGKLKVAGDLMFSQQVQTFFAVPS, encoded by the coding sequence ATGGCAGACGAGATGGACATCTCTCAGATCGACATGACGCCCGAGCAGTTCACCGAGATGATCCGCGGTGCGTCGGACGCCGACATCGAGACCGGGATCCGCACCGCCGGGACCGACGCGGTGCTCGACCGGATCTTCCAGGGGATGCAAGAACGCTTCGTCCCGGAAAAGGCGAAAGGCGTTGAGGCTGAGATCCAGTGGGTCGTGACCGACGAAGACGTCGAGCACCCGTACACCCTGAAGGTTTCCGATGGAACGGCTGCTGTCGAGAAAGGTCGCTCCGCGTCGCCTCGGGTGACCCTCACGGCCACGCTCGTTCCGTTCCTGCGTCTCATATCGGGACAGGAGAACGGCGTGCAGCTGTTCATGTCGGGGAAGCTGAAGGTCGCCGGCGATCTGATGTTCAGCCAGCAAGTCCAGACCTTCTTCGCGGTCCCGAGCTAG
- a CDS encoding cytochrome P450 gives MTRAPGPTVRQALRTLRSEDLLTALLALHQEHGDVAGFRYGRKAWVAIRDPEHIEHVLVARNDNYTKSYDYRLLAVVTGRGLLTNEGAAWAGQRRLIQPMFAGRHLSRFAGDMTAAAATALDRWERTPDGSRIDVAEEMSVLTLDVVGRALFGADLGAHAGRIAPAVTVGLRTAITFARVPFMWLVPQRLINLGAAILFRFPIPRLRRIHRSVTTLDDVAVSIIDSRIERDEEHDDLLGLLLAARDPDTGERMSKRQIRDELMTFLLAGHETTANGLAWMWYLLSSHPEARERMSAEADAVLGDRTPTADDATRLPWTAACFQEAMRLYPPAWILERDAIGPDEVGGFEIPRRATVVISPYVVHRNPAVWKDPDVFDPERFLPGAAAGRPRSAYLPFGAGRRMCVGAGFAMMEGTLLAAMIARRFTLDLVPGADVVPEPTATLRPRDGLPMILRRRDAAAP, from the coding sequence ATGACGCGCGCGCCGGGGCCGACGGTTCGGCAGGCGCTCCGCACGCTCCGCTCCGAAGACCTTCTCACCGCTCTGCTCGCACTGCACCAAGAGCATGGGGACGTCGCGGGCTTCCGATACGGCCGCAAGGCATGGGTGGCGATCCGCGATCCCGAGCACATCGAACACGTCCTCGTCGCGCGGAACGACAACTACACGAAGTCGTACGACTACCGGCTCCTCGCCGTGGTGACCGGCAGAGGGTTGCTGACCAACGAGGGCGCCGCGTGGGCGGGGCAGCGCCGGCTCATCCAGCCGATGTTCGCCGGGCGACATCTGAGCCGCTTCGCCGGAGACATGACCGCCGCCGCGGCGACCGCACTCGACCGTTGGGAACGAACGCCCGACGGCTCGCGCATCGACGTCGCCGAGGAGATGAGCGTCCTCACGCTCGACGTCGTCGGCCGCGCGCTGTTCGGCGCCGACCTCGGAGCGCATGCCGGGCGGATCGCTCCGGCGGTGACCGTCGGGCTCCGCACGGCGATCACGTTCGCGCGGGTTCCGTTCATGTGGCTCGTGCCGCAGCGGCTGATCAACCTCGGAGCTGCGATCCTGTTCCGGTTCCCGATCCCTCGGTTGCGGCGCATCCACCGGTCGGTCACGACGCTCGACGACGTTGCGGTCTCGATCATCGACTCGCGCATCGAGCGCGATGAGGAGCACGACGACCTCTTGGGACTCCTGCTCGCGGCGCGCGATCCCGACACCGGCGAGCGCATGAGCAAGCGCCAGATCCGCGACGAGCTGATGACGTTCCTGCTCGCGGGGCACGAGACGACGGCGAACGGCCTCGCGTGGATGTGGTACCTACTGTCGTCGCATCCCGAGGCGCGCGAGCGGATGAGCGCCGAGGCCGACGCGGTGCTCGGCGACCGGACGCCGACGGCGGACGACGCGACGCGGCTGCCCTGGACGGCCGCGTGCTTCCAGGAAGCGATGCGGCTGTACCCGCCGGCGTGGATCCTCGAGCGAGACGCGATCGGACCGGACGAGGTCGGCGGCTTCGAGATCCCCCGCCGCGCGACGGTCGTGATCTCGCCCTACGTCGTGCACCGCAACCCCGCCGTGTGGAAGGACCCCGACGTGTTCGACCCTGAGCGATTCCTTCCCGGCGCGGCGGCCGGGCGGCCGCGCAGTGCCTACCTCCCGTTCGGCGCCGGGCGGCGGATGTGCGTCGGCGCCGGGTTCGCGATGATGGAAGGGACCTTGCTCGCGGCGATGATCGCGCGGCGGTTCACGCTGGACCTGGTGCCCGGGGCGGATGTGGTCCCGGAACCGACGGCTACGCTACGGCCGCGCGACGGCCTTCCGATGATCCTGCGGCGACGGGATGCGGCGGCGCCTTGA